The following coding sequences are from one Candidatus Nitrohelix vancouverensis window:
- a CDS encoding carboxylate--amine ligase — protein MQITGMLWGRKLLDLVEFPHSEVRGPELSYDEIKDMLKRHGQIFIKPVFKGGVGKKGKSGLLGRVDNITDALKEKERLYFAEHKVDNYSTKADGVTYEGAVPADVEVYFSIAENTEFRAPTMTITHHGGVDIEELDKSKIREVPFDPLTGLKAFHVSNALTELGAPAHIISPLVQNLPKLWDLYNNYGMTMLELNPIRMMPGNGGRVTPVACDFKCAFDIDDPAWKRLHLPAHVFASDYSEFEQEINQLRTYQGQSDVFVINEKGNITAPTFGGGANAMVTELLGEDATISSDFGGNPPYEKMNEISRITFNHWLGQSNILFVIGGKANNTDIYETLRAIADALRDYFQKHGPIPLFVVVGRGGPNLIRGMSYFRDTLDQLGVPYRFFGHDSAMSEVINYTLKVNKWLKNGGKEEIKAAMNIK, from the coding sequence ATGCAAATTACGGGAATGCTTTGGGGAAGAAAACTGCTCGACTTGGTGGAATTTCCACACTCGGAGGTTCGAGGGCCGGAGCTGAGCTACGATGAAATAAAAGACATGCTCAAGCGGCACGGGCAAATTTTTATCAAACCGGTTTTTAAAGGCGGCGTTGGTAAAAAAGGAAAATCCGGCTTGCTGGGTCGCGTCGACAATATCACCGACGCGCTGAAGGAAAAGGAACGGCTGTATTTCGCCGAGCACAAGGTTGACAATTATTCGACGAAAGCGGATGGCGTAACTTATGAAGGCGCCGTTCCTGCGGACGTCGAAGTGTATTTCTCGATTGCCGAGAACACAGAGTTTCGCGCGCCGACAATGACGATCACGCATCATGGCGGCGTGGACATTGAAGAGCTGGACAAGTCAAAAATCAGGGAAGTGCCGTTTGATCCGCTAACGGGTCTGAAAGCCTTCCATGTGTCCAATGCGTTGACTGAACTTGGCGCGCCTGCGCATATCATCAGCCCCTTGGTGCAAAACCTTCCTAAATTGTGGGATTTGTATAATAACTACGGTATGACCATGCTGGAGTTGAACCCGATTCGCATGATGCCGGGCAACGGCGGTCGCGTGACTCCTGTCGCTTGCGATTTCAAATGCGCGTTTGACATTGATGATCCGGCCTGGAAACGATTGCATCTGCCGGCGCATGTTTTTGCTTCCGACTATTCGGAGTTCGAACAGGAAATCAATCAGCTTCGAACCTATCAGGGTCAGAGCGACGTGTTCGTCATCAACGAAAAGGGCAATATCACCGCCCCCACCTTTGGCGGCGGCGCGAATGCGATGGTGACCGAGTTGCTGGGTGAAGACGCGACGATTTCTTCCGACTTCGGCGGCAACCCACCTTATGAAAAGATGAATGAAATTTCCCGCATTACCTTCAATCACTGGCTGGGGCAGTCGAACATCCTGTTTGTGATTGGCGGTAAAGCGAACAACACGGATATTTACGAAACCTTGCGCGCGATTGCGGACGCATTGCGTGATTATTTCCAGAAACACGGTCCGATTCCCTTGTTTGTGGTCGTCGGTCGCGGCGGACCCAACCTGATTCGAGGCATGTCTTATTTCCGCGACACGCTGGATCAGCTGGGCGTTCCCTATCGTTTCTTTGGT
- a CDS encoding B12-binding domain-containing radical SAM protein — MIKKILLIDIELDRRTNTGRLEYQASGNTHHPLGLMYLASSVRKAFPGIEVKIIHTATFDDSEKAVVEYLSEFKPDLVGLRSLSLYQNQYKHLASVIRKTTPSAYLIGGGPYSSSSYREVVGAFVDLVVRGEGETTFNELIEWVNVHGTLPLDLKGTVTYSEETGIKVNEARGDIENIDILPAPAYDLIQLSDYEGIYNLANQSTATCVFMESSRGCTYKCYYCHAAVSKTVRRRSGHLVLEEMEDHYRRGIRNFVFVDDIFNVPKKIAKEILRGIIKNLPGVSLNFPNGLRADRLDDEILDLFEEAGTSQMSLAVETATPRLQRLIVKYLEIPKAIEMIEKASRRFIVRTFFMIGFPTETLEEAWETVNLAKQLTYVAEPGLSIVRVYPETPLFDALNPTPEEARLIEEQTSESLLTKLMDDPSFYGDFFPPDRVPLTGKDIQNIRWEWMRNIFHNKERIRNSHSVLEKHLDKERILTFYRNLYQKPDFDERVLEMFLRPARSQESKAAIAS, encoded by the coding sequence ATGATTAAAAAAATATTGCTGATTGATATTGAGTTGGATCGCCGAACCAACACAGGGCGTCTTGAATATCAGGCTTCAGGCAATACGCACCACCCATTAGGACTCATGTACCTGGCTTCCAGCGTTCGCAAAGCATTTCCGGGGATTGAGGTCAAGATCATCCATACCGCGACTTTTGATGATTCCGAAAAAGCGGTTGTTGAATATTTGAGTGAATTCAAACCTGACTTGGTCGGCCTGCGTAGTTTATCCTTGTACCAGAACCAGTACAAACACTTGGCCAGCGTAATTCGCAAAACGACGCCGAGCGCTTATTTGATTGGCGGCGGGCCGTATTCGTCTTCATCGTATCGTGAAGTGGTTGGGGCTTTCGTCGATCTGGTTGTTCGCGGCGAAGGCGAAACCACGTTCAATGAATTGATTGAGTGGGTGAATGTGCACGGAACTCTTCCTCTGGATTTAAAGGGAACCGTTACATATTCGGAAGAAACAGGCATCAAGGTTAACGAAGCAAGAGGTGATATTGAGAATATCGATATTCTTCCCGCTCCGGCATACGATTTGATTCAACTGAGCGATTATGAAGGCATTTATAATCTTGCCAATCAAAGTACCGCCACCTGCGTCTTCATGGAAAGCTCACGCGGGTGTACTTATAAATGTTATTACTGCCATGCGGCAGTGAGCAAGACCGTTCGACGTCGATCCGGGCATCTTGTTCTCGAAGAAATGGAGGATCATTACCGCAGGGGGATCCGCAATTTTGTATTTGTGGACGATATCTTTAATGTTCCTAAGAAGATTGCCAAAGAAATATTACGCGGCATCATCAAGAATTTGCCTGGAGTTTCTCTCAATTTCCCAAACGGTCTTAGAGCAGACCGGTTGGATGATGAAATTCTAGACCTCTTTGAAGAGGCGGGCACTAGCCAGATGTCCTTGGCGGTAGAAACGGCAACGCCTCGACTTCAACGCCTGATCGTGAAGTATCTTGAGATTCCCAAAGCGATTGAAATGATTGAAAAGGCGTCGCGTCGCTTCATAGTTCGAACGTTTTTCATGATTGGTTTCCCGACGGAAACGTTGGAGGAAGCCTGGGAAACGGTGAACCTGGCGAAGCAGTTGACCTATGTGGCTGAGCCGGGTTTGAGCATCGTCCGAGTTTATCCGGAAACGCCGTTATTTGACGCTCTCAATCCCACGCCAGAAGAAGCGCGTTTGATTGAGGAACAGACTTCCGAATCCTTGCTGACCAAGTTGATGGACGACCCATCTTTTTACGGCGATTTTTTCCCACCTGATAGGGTGCCTTTGACGGGCAAGGATATCCAAAATATTCGCTGGGAGTGGATGCGTAATATTTTCCACAACAAAGAACGCATTCGAAACAGCCATAGCGTTTTGGAAAAGCATTTGGATAAAGAGCGTATTCTCACCTTTTACCGCAATTTGTATCAAAAACCGGATTTTGACGAGCGGGTCCTTGAAATGTTTTTACGCCCGGCGCGCTCTCAAGAATCCAAAGCCGCTATTGCAAGTTGA